One genomic segment of Synechocystis sp. LKSZ1 includes these proteins:
- a CDS encoding iron uptake porin, with protein sequence MAYDQNYNSYSQFLNQVNSISQLRDVSPQGWSYEALRNLVENYGCIVGYPDRTYRGNQALSRNEFAAGLNACLTQLERRLLDAQQQLALQNPGTAQRVRQSVQPGDIIPDVMNRAFYNSTGRYYDITSISGQANKIFGWRTFPGSFFDNQIASDAETVEAVYNEVMRQQQEGTDIRTRDLPNPFNTSLQGNPGYLRLGGPMPGFQPFPVGY encoded by the coding sequence GTGGCCTACGACCAAAATTACAACAGCTACAGCCAATTCCTAAACCAGGTCAACAGCATCAGCCAATTGCGGGATGTCTCTCCCCAGGGGTGGTCCTACGAGGCCCTGCGCAATCTGGTGGAAAATTATGGTTGTATTGTGGGCTATCCCGACCGTACCTATCGTGGAAATCAGGCCTTGAGCCGCAATGAATTTGCCGCTGGCCTAAACGCTTGCTTAACCCAGCTAGAGCGCCGACTGCTGGACGCCCAACAACAACTGGCCCTGCAAAACCCAGGAACTGCCCAGCGGGTCAGACAATCCGTTCAACCGGGTGATATCATCCCTGATGTCATGAATCGGGCCTTCTACAACAGCACTGGCCGCTACTATGACATCACTAGTATTTCGGGCCAGGCCAACAAAATCTTCGGCTGGCGGACGTTTCCCGGTTCCTTCTTCGATAACCAAATTGCCAGTGATGCCGAAACCGTAGAAGCGGTTTACAACGAGGTTATGCGTCAACAGCAAGAGGGCACCGATATTCGGACTCGTGATCTGCCGAATCCCTTTAATACTTCATTGCAGGGCAATCCTGGCTACCTCCGTTTAGGTGGCCCTATGCCTGGCTTTCAACCTTTCCCTGTCGGCTACTAA
- the sppA gene encoding signal peptide peptidase SppA, translated as MKDFLQRALASFIGTLAALTLTLTLGATGLILLLLLLSHQSDPVVKDQSVLVMDLSLPIQDTEPIPSLTAALSSDSQAVLALRPLVESLKKAAKDDRIVALLLDARRGASPLTGYATLAEVCQAIQGFKDSGKKVVAYGVNWNERGYGLAVMADQIWINPLGTLEINGFGLQPLFLSGALEKYGIGVQSVRVGNYKSAIEPFTRKDLSPESRQQTQALLAELWSAYLQNLAKNRPIQTQTLQALADQQGFLLAKAAQGQGLVDKIGYWDQVLESLVSFGAKVESDGEQALRQVSMATYGEVSVPAVPVQDSDNKIAVLYLKGTIVDGKGGLDTVGSERFIPLLRQLQSDPNVKAVVLRIDSPGGSATASDNLLREIQQLRRKKPVVVSMGDVAASGGYWIATGGERIFAQASTVTGSIGVFSLFFNVEKLGNNLGLTWDELQTAQLANLGSSITPKSEAELAVYQTAVNQVYESFLDKVAQSRGLPKAKVAEIAQGRVWSGTQAKQVGLVDEIGGLEQAIADAAQRAKLGQDWQVKELPAPKDLTLVLLERLSQTQAWQALRPSDTLAQPWEQLTTELQALQTFNDARGLYARLPLFWQSWD; from the coding sequence ATGAAAGACTTTCTACAGCGGGCCTTGGCCAGCTTTATCGGTACCCTGGCGGCTCTGACCTTGACCCTGACTCTGGGGGCCACTGGCCTGATCCTGCTGTTGCTGTTACTTAGCCACCAGAGTGATCCCGTGGTGAAAGACCAGAGTGTCCTGGTGATGGATCTTTCCCTGCCCATCCAGGATACGGAACCGATTCCCTCCCTAACGGCAGCCCTGAGTTCAGATAGCCAAGCCGTTCTGGCCCTGCGGCCCTTGGTCGAAAGCCTCAAAAAAGCCGCTAAGGACGACCGCATCGTGGCCCTCTTGTTAGATGCTCGGCGGGGGGCCAGTCCCCTGACCGGCTATGCCACCCTGGCGGAAGTGTGTCAGGCCATCCAAGGGTTTAAAGATTCCGGCAAAAAAGTAGTCGCCTACGGGGTGAATTGGAATGAACGGGGTTACGGCCTGGCGGTGATGGCCGACCAAATTTGGATCAATCCCCTGGGAACCCTAGAAATCAATGGTTTTGGCCTGCAACCCCTCTTTTTGAGCGGGGCCTTAGAAAAATACGGCATTGGCGTACAAAGTGTGCGAGTCGGCAACTACAAATCCGCCATCGAACCCTTTACCCGCAAAGACCTTAGCCCCGAAAGCCGTCAACAAACCCAGGCCCTGTTGGCAGAACTCTGGTCGGCCTATCTGCAAAATTTGGCCAAGAATCGGCCGATCCAAACCCAAACCCTCCAGGCCCTCGCCGATCAACAGGGGTTTCTGTTGGCCAAAGCGGCCCAGGGCCAGGGCCTAGTGGACAAAATCGGATATTGGGATCAAGTGCTTGAGTCCCTTGTTAGCTTTGGGGCCAAGGTGGAATCCGACGGCGAGCAGGCCCTGCGCCAAGTCAGTATGGCTACCTATGGGGAAGTGTCTGTTCCCGCCGTCCCGGTTCAGGACTCCGACAACAAAATTGCTGTCCTTTACCTGAAGGGAACCATTGTGGATGGCAAAGGCGGCCTCGATACCGTCGGCAGTGAGCGGTTCATTCCCCTTCTGCGCCAGTTACAGAGCGATCCAAACGTTAAAGCCGTTGTGCTCAGAATTGACAGTCCTGGGGGGAGTGCTACGGCCTCCGATAATTTACTCCGGGAAATTCAACAACTGCGCCGGAAAAAACCAGTAGTGGTCTCTATGGGGGATGTAGCCGCCTCTGGGGGCTATTGGATTGCAACGGGGGGAGAGCGCATTTTTGCCCAGGCCTCGACGGTGACGGGGTCGATTGGGGTGTTTAGTCTCTTTTTTAATGTGGAAAAACTCGGCAACAACTTAGGTCTGACCTGGGATGAACTACAAACAGCCCAGTTGGCAAATCTTGGCTCTAGTATTACCCCCAAAAGTGAAGCAGAACTAGCCGTTTATCAAACCGCCGTCAATCAAGTCTATGAGAGCTTTCTCGACAAAGTAGCCCAATCGCGGGGTCTCCCCAAGGCCAAAGTAGCGGAAATTGCCCAGGGCCGGGTCTGGAGTGGCACCCAGGCCAAGCAAGTCGGGCTAGTGGATGAAATCGGCGGGCTAGAGCAAGCGATTGCCGATGCCGCCCAACGGGCCAAGCTTGGCCAAGATTGGCAAGTGAAAGAATTGCCGGCCCCCAAGGATTTAACCCTGGTTTTGTTGGAACGCCTATCCCAAACCCAGGCCTGGCAGGCTCTCCGCCCCAGTGATACCCTGGCCCAACCCTGGGAGCAATTGACGACAGAACTCCAGGCATTACAAACCTTTAATGATGCGCGGGGCCTCTACGCCCGTTTACCCCTCTTTTGGCAGTCCTGGGATTAG
- a CDS encoding efflux RND transporter periplasmic adaptor subunit codes for MGFSSLRSFPWPLTLLGLLGLSLSGCQLWSQVEAQTQPRSRPEQGPTAVDVARATPGQLRADIEYTGTTRPLREVSLKAQVEGQLRELTVDVGDAVQAGQVLARLDDTLLRGSVNQAQAEKAAQRSAVASAQSQVGDAQIKVDQARLQLQQAQADILRLETTLKTRIEQARLEAEQTRIDAERFSTLAQEGAATAQIAEQSRTKAKQAEQILRNEKVSAEQQLSQARTTAQTAAKVLRSAEAQVKVAQQQVTAAEAQVKAQKALISQSQTRQAYATLRSPIAGKVLQRSSEAGNLVQPGTEILRLGDFSQVKVALEISELQLAKVRLGQAVDVKLDAFPNRTWPGTVSRISPAADPQSRLIPIELTLANPDGKIGSGLLARVSFPQSDPTRVVIPQEALQGQNQVFILQGQNERTTVQARTVKPGASANGKVEILTGLAPGERYVLRSSRPLRPGQAVRLSALSDSSSQL; via the coding sequence ATGGGTTTTTCCTCTCTCCGGTCTTTTCCCTGGCCGCTCACGCTACTGGGTTTACTGGGTCTTTCCCTCAGTGGCTGTCAACTCTGGAGTCAGGTAGAGGCTCAGACCCAACCCCGGAGTCGTCCTGAGCAGGGCCCAACCGCCGTCGATGTGGCCAGGGCCACTCCCGGTCAACTAAGGGCTGACATTGAGTATACGGGAACCACTCGTCCTCTGCGGGAAGTGTCCTTGAAAGCCCAGGTAGAGGGGCAGCTCCGAGAACTTACCGTCGATGTTGGGGATGCGGTGCAGGCAGGCCAGGTGTTGGCCCGTTTAGATGACACCCTGTTGCGAGGGTCAGTAAACCAGGCCCAGGCGGAGAAGGCTGCCCAGCGCTCAGCCGTGGCCAGTGCCCAAAGCCAAGTGGGGGATGCTCAGATCAAAGTGGATCAAGCTCGTTTGCAACTCCAGCAGGCCCAGGCGGATATCCTGCGCCTAGAAACCACCCTCAAAACCCGCATTGAACAGGCCCGTTTAGAAGCCGAACAAACCCGCATTGATGCGGAGCGGTTTAGTACATTAGCCCAGGAAGGGGCCGCCACAGCCCAGATTGCCGAACAGTCTCGCACCAAGGCTAAACAGGCCGAGCAAATCCTCCGCAACGAAAAAGTCAGTGCCGAACAGCAACTGAGTCAGGCCAGGACAACGGCCCAAACCGCCGCCAAGGTACTCCGTTCTGCAGAAGCTCAGGTCAAAGTCGCCCAACAACAGGTTACCGCCGCTGAGGCCCAGGTCAAGGCCCAGAAAGCACTGATTAGCCAGAGCCAGACCCGTCAGGCCTATGCCACCCTCCGTTCCCCCATCGCCGGTAAAGTACTCCAACGCAGTAGTGAAGCGGGGAACTTGGTTCAACCCGGCACCGAAATCCTGCGACTGGGAGACTTCAGTCAGGTCAAAGTGGCCTTAGAAATTTCAGAATTGCAACTAGCAAAGGTACGCCTCGGCCAGGCGGTAGACGTTAAGCTGGATGCCTTTCCCAACCGAACCTGGCCAGGAACGGTGAGCCGTATTTCCCCCGCTGCCGACCCCCAATCTCGCCTCATTCCCATCGAACTAACCCTGGCTAACCCCGATGGCAAAATAGGCAGTGGCCTGCTGGCTCGGGTGAGTTTTCCCCAAAGTGACCCAACGCGGGTGGTGATTCCCCAGGAAGCCCTCCAGGGCCAGAACCAAGTATTTATCCTCCAGGGCCAAAATGAGCGAACCACGGTGCAGGCCCGTACTGTTAAACCGGGAGCTAGCGCCAATGGCAAAGTCGAAATTCTGACTGGATTGGCCCCAGGAGAACGCTATGTTCTTCGCAGTAGTAGACCGCTACGCCCTGGCCAAGCTGTCCGTCTCAGTGCGCTTTCTGACTCTTCTTCCCAACTTTAG
- a CDS encoding metalloregulator ArsR/SmtB family transcription factor — protein sequence MTEPDFDEADDGCSLPLIEHLPAANPTLLSSLKAKQMAAFFGTLADVNRLRILSLLVSQEYCVGDIAAILAMSESAVSHQLRVLRVNRLVDYRRQGRHIFYRLDDNHIADFYHAIIAHLEHL from the coding sequence ATGACTGAACCCGATTTTGATGAAGCCGATGACGGCTGTAGCCTTCCCCTGATTGAGCATCTGCCGGCGGCCAATCCGACGCTGCTATCTTCGCTCAAGGCAAAACAAATGGCCGCCTTTTTCGGGACGCTAGCGGATGTCAATCGTTTACGCATTCTGTCGCTGTTGGTGTCCCAGGAATATTGCGTAGGCGATATTGCCGCAATTCTGGCGATGAGTGAGTCGGCGGTGTCCCATCAGTTGCGTGTCCTCCGGGTTAATCGCCTGGTGGATTACCGTCGGCAAGGCCGTCATATTTTCTATCGCTTAGACGACAATCACATTGCAGACTTTTACCACGCCATTATTGCCCATTTAGAGCACCTTTAA
- a CDS encoding efflux RND transporter permease subunit, which translates to MASSPASTSFSLTGLSIRQHIGTLMLTTAVVVIGIFFVFSLQVDLLPSITYPRIGVRIDAPGIAPEVAVEEITKPLEEALSATEGVVQVYSQTREGQVSLDLFFQPGGNIDQALNDATATFNRARNRLPDSLESPRIFKIDPSQLPVYEFALTSPSLSGTALRVFAEEELARELGVLPGVATVDVSGAAQEEVQINLDLPRLQGLGIGLTDILNALRERNLDISGGRILGNQSEPLTRTLGRFQSAQEIEAIPFTVPGRPSQQVYLRDFAEVVDGTEEKRIFVTLNGEEAVKVSVQKQPDANTIEVVEGVKQRLAQLQASGLIPRDATLTPTLDESLFIRNAIANVTGSGLIGALLAALAVLLFLGSIRQTLIIVLSIPLATLAALILMKLFGLSLNIFSLGGLALGVGIVVDNSIVMLETIAEGVGLTPGQTAVKLTPSRVIDQAIVSGQSVESALVASTSTNLVAVLPFLLIGGFIALIFNELILTISFAVAASILVAVTLVPMLASRLLAIPYSSGIAGWPLLRGFNQRFERSILTYRQLLVWVLQHKIWVILVTFLLLGGSSAWMAGQLPQEIVPRINTGQANLIVQLPAGTPLETNRRLMAQVDQILRNQPETEYSFMTIGGFLFGSNTNANPLRSSSTLTLKPDTKIDDFIERVSAQLEQLNLVDIRLRLVPGQLRGLILSNSPLRNVDVDVILESSDPAVLAKAGRQVLGTLAEKVKLARFRPDADPRQPELQIRPDWQRVAEVGLTAQQIGETIQTAIEGSIPTQLQREERLVDVRVQLADDVIQDVSQLEQLPLFINNNQPIRLGDVARVVTGEAPAEIQRINQRFVFLIAGNLAEGARLSEALQQTEQTLKEIKLPPGVTFLPSTAAASNRQLQSALVLLGGLAAFLVFVVMAVQYNSLIDPLVIMFTLPLALAGGIWGLYFTQTAIGATVIVGVVLLVGIVVNNAIIMVELANQIRTEQALSHQAAILQAAPQRLRPILMTTITTVLGMFPLALGLGQGAELLQPLGIVVFSGLSVATLLTLFIIPCFYVLLHGGGPRRPPETVSPAQTPIPPVLSSLRR; encoded by the coding sequence ATGGCTTCTTCCCCTGCCTCGACTTCCTTTAGCCTGACGGGACTGTCCATTCGCCAACACATCGGTACCCTGATGTTGACGACGGCCGTGGTGGTAATTGGCATTTTCTTTGTCTTTAGCCTTCAGGTTGACCTTCTCCCTTCCATCACCTATCCCCGCATTGGCGTTCGGATTGATGCTCCGGGTATTGCCCCAGAAGTGGCCGTCGAAGAAATTACCAAACCCCTAGAAGAGGCTCTGTCGGCCACGGAAGGGGTCGTGCAGGTCTACTCCCAGACCCGAGAGGGCCAGGTAAGTCTGGATTTATTTTTTCAACCCGGCGGTAATATTGACCAGGCCCTCAACGATGCTACTGCGACCTTTAACCGGGCTCGGAATCGTTTACCGGATAGCTTAGAAAGTCCCCGGATTTTTAAGATTGATCCATCCCAATTGCCGGTATACGAATTTGCCCTCACCTCCCCTAGCTTATCAGGAACGGCGTTGCGCGTTTTTGCAGAGGAAGAACTGGCGCGGGAATTGGGAGTTTTACCGGGGGTCGCAACGGTGGATGTGTCCGGGGCGGCTCAAGAAGAAGTCCAAATCAACCTAGACTTACCCCGACTCCAGGGCCTAGGGATTGGACTGACGGATATTTTAAATGCCTTACGGGAACGTAACCTAGATATCTCCGGTGGCCGCATTCTCGGCAACCAAAGTGAACCTCTAACCCGTACTCTAGGACGTTTTCAGTCGGCCCAGGAAATTGAAGCAATTCCTTTCACAGTGCCGGGGCGGCCCAGCCAACAAGTTTATCTGCGCGACTTTGCGGAAGTAGTGGATGGCACGGAGGAAAAACGAATTTTTGTTACCCTCAATGGTGAAGAAGCCGTTAAGGTGAGCGTGCAAAAGCAACCCGATGCCAATACCATTGAGGTTGTGGAAGGGGTGAAGCAACGATTGGCCCAACTCCAAGCCAGCGGTTTGATTCCTCGGGACGCCACCCTGACCCCCACCCTGGATGAGTCTTTATTTATTCGCAATGCCATTGCCAACGTTACGGGCTCGGGATTGATAGGGGCCTTATTGGCGGCCCTGGCCGTCCTCCTCTTTTTGGGATCAATTCGCCAGACCTTAATTATTGTTCTCTCCATTCCTCTGGCGACCCTGGCGGCCCTGATCTTGATGAAACTGTTTGGGTTATCCCTGAATATCTTTAGTTTAGGCGGCCTGGCCCTGGGGGTTGGTATTGTGGTGGATAACTCCATCGTGATGCTGGAGACCATTGCCGAGGGAGTGGGGCTCACGCCGGGCCAAACAGCGGTCAAGTTAACCCCAAGTCGGGTGATAGATCAGGCCATTGTTAGTGGCCAAAGTGTTGAGTCGGCCCTGGTTGCCTCTACCAGTACTAACCTCGTGGCCGTTCTACCCTTTCTGCTGATCGGAGGCTTTATTGCCCTTATTTTTAACGAGCTAATTCTGACCATTAGTTTTGCGGTGGCTGCCTCTATTTTGGTGGCCGTTACCCTAGTACCGATGCTGGCTTCCCGTTTGTTGGCCATTCCCTACAGTAGTGGTATCGCTGGTTGGCCCTTACTCCGGGGTTTTAATCAGCGCTTTGAGCGGAGCATCCTCACCTATCGTCAATTACTGGTCTGGGTATTGCAACACAAAATCTGGGTCATCCTCGTTACCTTTCTCCTTCTGGGGGGCAGTAGCGCCTGGATGGCCGGTCAGCTCCCCCAAGAAATTGTCCCTCGCATCAATACAGGCCAAGCGAATCTGATCGTTCAGTTGCCAGCCGGGACTCCCCTCGAAACCAATCGTCGTTTGATGGCCCAGGTGGATCAAATTCTCCGCAATCAACCAGAAACCGAGTATAGTTTCATGACCATTGGTGGCTTCCTCTTTGGCAGTAATACAAATGCTAATCCCCTGCGGAGTTCGAGTACCCTCACCCTCAAACCCGATACCAAGATCGACGACTTTATCGAACGGGTCAGTGCTCAACTGGAGCAACTCAATTTGGTGGATATCCGCCTTCGTCTAGTACCAGGACAACTCCGGGGCCTGATCCTCAGCAATTCTCCCCTCCGCAACGTCGATGTGGATGTGATCTTAGAAAGCAGTGATCCAGCCGTTCTCGCTAAGGCCGGTCGTCAAGTGCTGGGAACCTTGGCCGAAAAAGTAAAACTGGCTCGCTTTCGTCCCGATGCCGACCCCCGTCAACCGGAATTACAAATTCGTCCTGATTGGCAACGTGTTGCGGAGGTCGGTTTAACAGCCCAACAAATTGGGGAAACCATTCAAACCGCTATTGAGGGAAGCATTCCCACCCAACTTCAACGGGAAGAACGCTTAGTCGATGTGCGCGTCCAGCTCGCCGATGATGTTATTCAGGATGTCTCCCAACTCGAACAGTTACCCCTCTTCATTAACAATAATCAGCCAATTCGACTGGGAGATGTGGCCAGAGTCGTCACAGGGGAGGCCCCAGCGGAAATTCAGCGCATTAACCAGCGTTTTGTCTTTCTAATTGCCGGGAACTTGGCGGAGGGAGCCCGCTTGAGTGAGGCCCTCCAACAAACGGAACAGACTTTAAAGGAGATTAAACTGCCGCCTGGGGTTACTTTCTTGCCCAGTACGGCGGCGGCTAGCAATCGTCAACTCCAATCCGCTTTGGTCCTCCTTGGGGGCCTGGCCGCTTTCCTCGTCTTTGTGGTCATGGCGGTGCAGTACAATTCCCTGATTGATCCCCTGGTGATTATGTTTACCCTGCCCTTAGCCTTAGCCGGCGGAATTTGGGGCCTGTACTTCACCCAAACAGCCATCGGCGCCACCGTGATCGTCGGGGTCGTTTTGCTGGTCGGGATTGTGGTGAATAACGCCATCATCATGGTGGAATTGGCCAATCAAATCCGCACCGAGCAGGCCCTGAGCCACCAGGCCGCTATTCTCCAGGCGGCCCCCCAACGCTTGCGGCCCATCTTGATGACCACGATTACCACGGTTTTAGGGATGTTTCCCTTAGCGTTAGGACTAGGCCAAGGGGCCGAACTTCTGCAACCCCTGGGCATCGTCGTCTTTTCTGGTCTATCCGTGGCCACCCTCCTGACCCTATTTATCATTCCCTGTTTCTACGTCCTCCTGCATGGTGGTGGCCCTCGCCGCCCGCCGGAGACGGTGTCTCCGGCCCAGACTCCCATCCCCCCTGTCCTCTCCTCTCTCCGCCGTTAA
- the pyrE gene encoding orotate phosphoribosyltransferase yields the protein MQSLNLANVVTAPLDELRSGLRQLITQLAYQEGNFTLSSGQSSSYYINGKKVTLTAEGGLMLGRLILALLPADTQAVAGLTLGADPLVSAVSIVSAYEQQPIPALIVRKEAKGHGTKAYIEGPDLATGAKVVVLEDVVTTGKSALLAVERLRGAGYVVEEILAMVDREQGGAEFYQGQGLRFQALFKISDIQEQARQNQSF from the coding sequence TTGCAATCCCTCAATTTAGCGAATGTCGTCACGGCCCCCCTCGATGAGTTACGGTCAGGCCTGCGGCAACTGATTACCCAATTGGCCTACCAGGAGGGCAACTTCACCCTTTCCTCGGGCCAAAGCAGTTCCTACTATATCAATGGGAAAAAAGTAACCCTAACCGCTGAGGGAGGATTAATGTTAGGTCGCTTAATACTGGCCCTGCTTCCGGCTGATACCCAGGCGGTAGCGGGTTTGACCCTGGGGGCCGATCCCCTCGTGAGTGCAGTCAGTATTGTTTCGGCCTATGAACAGCAACCAATTCCGGCCCTGATCGTCCGTAAAGAGGCCAAGGGCCATGGCACTAAAGCCTACATTGAAGGCCCGGATTTAGCAACCGGGGCCAAGGTCGTTGTTCTAGAAGATGTGGTCACGACCGGAAAATCAGCTCTGTTGGCCGTTGAACGCCTGCGGGGAGCTGGTTATGTCGTAGAAGAGATTTTGGCGATGGTTGACCGAGAACAGGGGGGGGCGGAATTTTACCAAGGGCAAGGCCTACGCTTTCAGGCCCTGTTTAAGATTAGTGACATTCAGGAACAGGCCCGGCAAAATCAGTCTTTTTGA